One Streptomyces sp. NBC_01237 genomic region harbors:
- a CDS encoding S1 family peptidase: MRIARFVPALAAAAVSVLALLAPTASASPAAPAPSAQAVQPIIGGGYAQNAPWAARLFSNGQETCSSTIIAPTWILTAKHCVAGGGLSFRIGSLDQHSGGTVANGVQTYTHSADLALVRLDRSVQGTYSPLGQPGSVSVGQSVQVFGWGATSQCGSEINCQSRYLKVANVTVSGGCTDAYGGSAICARRGNGITAGGDSGGPMTAGGVQVGVASTSDRQTTTAYTNVTAYRSWIQSIAGV; encoded by the coding sequence ATGCGAATAGCCAGGTTCGTGCCCGCCCTCGCCGCCGCGGCGGTCTCCGTCCTCGCCCTTCTCGCACCCACCGCCTCGGCCTCGCCGGCCGCCCCCGCTCCCTCGGCCCAGGCCGTCCAGCCGATCATCGGAGGCGGCTACGCGCAGAACGCCCCCTGGGCCGCGCGCCTCTTCTCCAACGGCCAGGAGACCTGTTCGTCCACGATCATCGCGCCGACGTGGATCCTCACGGCGAAGCACTGCGTAGCGGGCGGCGGGCTGTCGTTCCGTATCGGCAGCCTCGACCAGCACAGCGGCGGCACAGTGGCGAACGGCGTCCAGACCTACACCCACAGCGCCGACCTGGCGCTGGTGCGCCTGGACCGTTCCGTGCAGGGCACCTACTCCCCGCTCGGTCAGCCCGGCTCGGTCAGCGTCGGGCAGAGCGTCCAGGTGTTCGGCTGGGGCGCCACCTCGCAGTGCGGCTCCGAGATCAACTGCCAGTCCCGCTACCTGAAGGTGGCCAATGTGACCGTGAGCGGCGGCTGCACCGACGCGTACGGGGGCTCGGCGATCTGCGCACGGCGCGGCAACGGCATCACCGCGGGCGGCGACTCGGGCGGCCCGATGACGGCGGGCGGTGTCCAGGTGGGCGTCGCCTCGACCAGTGACCGGCAGACCACGACCGCGTACACGAATGTCACCGCGTACCGCTCCTGGATCCAGTCGATCGCGGGCGTCTGA
- a CDS encoding GNAT family N-acetyltransferase codes for MSTSTRSDWALRTATPEDVEPIAELRALVMRPDLERLGRYDEHRVRQRLRDVYAPEHTSVILVDGALAGCVTLRPVPDATTGGAADGWWLENFYLSPTLQGRGIGTGVLRSLLERADRERVTVRLDVLQGSAARALYERHGFVEERQDPIDVFMVREPTA; via the coding sequence ATGTCCACGAGCACCAGGTCCGACTGGGCCCTGCGCACCGCCACCCCCGAGGACGTCGAGCCCATAGCCGAGCTCCGGGCTCTGGTGATGCGCCCCGACCTGGAGCGGCTGGGCCGGTACGACGAGCACCGCGTACGGCAGCGGCTGCGCGATGTGTACGCGCCGGAGCACACCTCGGTGATCCTCGTGGACGGAGCCCTCGCGGGGTGCGTGACCCTGCGCCCCGTACCGGACGCCACGACGGGCGGTGCGGCGGACGGGTGGTGGCTGGAGAACTTCTACCTCTCCCCCACCCTCCAGGGCCGGGGCATCGGCACCGGCGTACTGCGCTCGCTGCTGGAGCGGGCCGACCGCGAGCGCGTCACCGTGCGGCTGGACGTGCTCCAGGGCAGCGCCGCGCGTGCGCTGTACGAGCGGCACGGCTTCGTCGAGGAGCGCCAGGACCCCATCGATGTGTTCATGGTCCGCGAACCCACGGCCTGA
- a CDS encoding SDR family NAD(P)-dependent oxidoreductase — translation MGKPDGRAALVTGGSRGIGRAVALRLASEGALVAVHYGSDDAAAAETVARIAGAGGRAFAVRARFGESGAVDHLFTGLTAGLADHGVDGLDILVNNAGIHSVRSIGQLTEEEFQQLLAVNVSTPLFVIQRALPLLRDGGRIVNMGSAATRIADPGQIGYTVTKAALAALGPSLANELGRRGITVNTVEPGVVLTDMIAPYAAVPEAVAGLESITALGRIGEPEDIADVVAFLAGPQGRWVTGQSIDVSGGTYLGPIAPG, via the coding sequence ATGGGGAAACCGGACGGCAGGGCCGCACTGGTCACGGGCGGCTCGCGGGGGATCGGGCGGGCGGTCGCCCTGCGGCTCGCTTCCGAGGGGGCGCTGGTCGCGGTCCACTACGGCAGCGACGACGCGGCCGCCGCCGAGACCGTGGCGCGGATCGCCGGGGCCGGAGGCCGGGCGTTCGCGGTGCGGGCCCGGTTCGGCGAGAGCGGTGCGGTGGACCACCTGTTCACCGGGCTCACCGCCGGGCTGGCGGACCATGGCGTGGACGGCCTGGACATCCTGGTCAACAACGCGGGCATCCACTCGGTCCGTTCGATCGGACAGCTCACCGAGGAGGAGTTCCAGCAGTTGCTGGCGGTCAACGTGAGCACGCCGCTCTTCGTGATCCAGCGGGCGCTGCCGCTGCTGCGGGACGGCGGACGGATCGTGAACATGGGCTCGGCGGCGACCCGGATCGCGGACCCCGGCCAGATCGGCTACACCGTCACCAAGGCGGCGCTGGCGGCCCTCGGCCCGTCGCTCGCCAACGAGCTGGGCCGGCGGGGGATCACCGTGAACACGGTCGAACCCGGAGTGGTGCTGACCGACATGATCGCCCCCTACGCCGCCGTTCCCGAGGCGGTCGCCGGACTGGAGTCGATCACCGCGCTCGGACGGATCGGCGAGCCGGAGGACATCGCGGACGTGGTGGCCTTCCTGGCGGGCCCGCAGGGCCGCTGGGTGACCGGCCAGAGCATCGATGTCTCCGGCGGTACCTACCTGGGACCGATCGCGCCCGGGTGA
- a CDS encoding heavy metal-binding domain-containing protein — protein MARRVSFPVPVLTVDNPQRTDRSVTNSWVVWGDQQVFPGEAFSSLSVNAAGVGADEVIGARLTAVQNGVDAGSWYVVAYGTAISYG, from the coding sequence ATGGCGAGAAGAGTCTCCTTTCCGGTCCCGGTCCTCACTGTCGACAACCCCCAGCGGACGGACCGCTCCGTCACCAACAGCTGGGTCGTCTGGGGCGACCAGCAGGTCTTCCCCGGCGAAGCCTTCTCCTCCCTGAGCGTGAACGCGGCCGGGGTCGGAGCCGACGAGGTCATCGGCGCACGTCTGACGGCCGTCCAGAACGGGGTGGACGCCGGTTCCTGGTACGTGGTGGCCTACGGGACCGCGATCTCGTACGGATAG
- a CDS encoding ATP-binding protein, which translates to MNPELVRTQRPAASRTFTVLLSPTRRGARLARLLTVAHLGAWGLPSESAAHIVAELAANASVHGRVRGRDFQLRLAVHHEVLLRIEVTDTRGDSVPSGPGSVEAPEDDAEGGRGLLIVEALADHWGVVPGPVPLKTVWAELDLAR; encoded by the coding sequence ATGAACCCAGAACTCGTCCGCACCCAGCGCCCCGCCGCGAGCCGGACGTTCACCGTGCTGCTCTCCCCCACCCGCCGAGGGGCCCGGCTCGCCCGGCTGCTCACCGTGGCCCATCTCGGGGCCTGGGGGCTCCCTTCGGAGTCGGCGGCGCACATCGTCGCCGAGCTGGCGGCGAACGCCTCGGTGCACGGCCGCGTACGGGGCCGTGACTTCCAGCTGCGCCTCGCGGTCCACCACGAGGTCCTGCTGCGGATCGAGGTCACCGACACCCGGGGCGACAGCGTTCCGTCCGGCCCGGGGTCCGTCGAAGCGCCCGAGGACGACGCGGAGGGCGGGCGGGGCCTGCTCATCGTCGAGGCTCTGGCCGACCACTGGGGCGTCGTCCCCGGGCCCGTCCCGCTCAAGACGGTGTGGGCCGAGCTCGACCTCGCGCGCTGA
- a CDS encoding helix-turn-helix domain-containing protein: MSVVGDGTEHGNGGADEPGWDVDPDDESGVAVVAAVGRQIKAWREAAGMRACELGAAMGYGEDLIYKVEGGRRIPRPEFLDGADTVLGAGGKLAAMKPDVAEVRYPKKIRELAKLEARAVELSAYGSHNIHGLLQTEEYARALFGMRRPSFSQDEVERLVAARVARQSIFGRSPAPELSFVQEEVTLRRPLGGRMVLRQQLERLLEVGQLRNVEIQVMPTSRNEHAGMGGEMQVLKFGDGSAVGRSEGDFGSRPVSDPKHLRIIELRCGIIRAQAFTPGESMAFIEQVLGET, encoded by the coding sequence ATGAGCGTGGTTGGCGACGGTACGGAGCACGGGAACGGCGGGGCGGACGAGCCCGGCTGGGACGTCGACCCGGACGACGAGTCGGGGGTGGCGGTGGTCGCCGCCGTCGGCCGCCAGATCAAGGCGTGGCGCGAGGCGGCGGGGATGCGGGCGTGCGAGCTCGGGGCGGCGATGGGGTACGGCGAAGACCTCATCTACAAGGTGGAGGGCGGCCGGCGCATCCCCCGCCCGGAGTTCCTGGACGGGGCGGACACGGTACTGGGGGCGGGCGGCAAGCTCGCGGCGATGAAGCCGGACGTCGCGGAGGTGCGGTACCCGAAGAAGATCCGAGAACTGGCGAAGCTGGAGGCTCGGGCGGTGGAGCTCTCGGCGTACGGGAGCCACAACATTCACGGCCTGTTGCAGACCGAAGAGTATGCGCGGGCGTTGTTCGGGATGCGGAGGCCCTCGTTCTCACAGGACGAGGTGGAGAGGCTGGTGGCCGCTCGCGTAGCACGACAGTCCATCTTCGGCCGATCGCCTGCCCCGGAGCTCAGCTTTGTCCAGGAAGAGGTGACACTGCGGCGCCCCCTCGGAGGCAGAATGGTGTTGCGCCAACAGCTCGAACGGCTTTTGGAGGTTGGGCAGTTGCGGAATGTCGAGATTCAGGTGATGCCGACCAGCCGTAACGAGCATGCTGGAATGGGCGGGGAGATGCAGGTGCTGAAGTTCGGGGACGGCTCGGCGGTCGGGCGCTCCGAGGGCGACTTTGGCAGTCGACCGGTCTCTGACCCGAAGCACCTCCGGATCATCGAACTGCGGTGTGGCATCATCCGGGCGCAGGCTTTCACTCCAGGGGAGTCGATGGCCTTCATCGAGCAAGTGCTGGGAGAGACATGA
- a CDS encoding DUF397 domain-containing protein, whose product MISETSAGDGYALEWFKSSYSDSSNSNECVEIATTRVTVHVRDSKNAHGPRLAVSRAAWTGFVSYAAGN is encoded by the coding sequence ATGATCAGCGAGACCTCCGCCGGAGACGGTTATGCGCTGGAGTGGTTCAAGAGCAGCTACAGCGACAGCAGCAACAGCAATGAATGTGTCGAGATCGCGACCACTCGGGTCACCGTCCACGTCCGTGACTCCAAGAACGCTCACGGCCCGCGTCTCGCCGTCAGCCGCGCCGCCTGGACGGGCTTCGTCTCGTACGCCGCCGGGAACTGA
- a CDS encoding DUF397 domain-containing protein: protein MIHKPPARDASALAWMKSSYSDSSNGSECVEVAAASGAVHVRDSKDIQGPRLAVAPAAWAGFVSYAAGN, encoded by the coding sequence ATGATTCACAAGCCGCCTGCCAGGGACGCTTCCGCGCTGGCGTGGATGAAGAGCAGTTACAGCGACAGCAGCAACGGCAGCGAGTGCGTCGAGGTTGCCGCTGCCTCCGGTGCCGTCCACGTCCGTGACTCCAAGGACATCCAGGGCCCGCGTCTCGCCGTCGCCCCCGCCGCGTGGGCGGGCTTCGTCTCGTACGCCGCCGGGAACTGA
- a CDS encoding DUF397 domain-containing protein, which translates to MIRKPPAGAASALEWFKSSYSDSSNPSDCVEVATTPVAVHVRDSKNAHGPRLAVSRAAWTGFVPYAAGH; encoded by the coding sequence ATGATCCGCAAGCCGCCTGCGGGAGCTGCTTCCGCGCTGGAGTGGTTCAAGAGCAGTTACAGCGACAGCAGCAACCCCAGCGACTGCGTCGAGGTCGCGACCACTCCGGTCGCCGTGCACGTCCGTGACTCCAAGAACGCTCACGGCCCGCGTCTCGCCGTCAGCCGCGCCGCCTGGACGGGCTTCGTCCCGTACGCCGCCGGGCACTGA
- the rpsJ gene encoding 30S ribosomal protein S10, whose translation MAGQKIRIRLKAYDHEVIDSSAKKIVETVTRTGASVAGPVPLPTEKNVYCVIKSPHKYKDSREHFEMRTHKRLIDILDPTPKTVDSLMRLDLPAGVDIEIKL comes from the coding sequence ATGGCGGGACAGAAGATCCGCATCCGGCTCAAGGCCTACGACCACGAGGTCATCGACTCCTCGGCGAAGAAGATCGTCGAGACGGTGACCCGCACTGGTGCGTCGGTCGCGGGCCCGGTGCCGCTGCCCACTGAGAAGAACGTGTACTGCGTCATCAAGTCGCCGCACAAGTACAAGGACTCGCGCGAGCACTTCGAGATGCGCACGCACAAGCGCCTCATCGACATCCTCGACCCCACGCCGAAGACGGTTGACTCGCTGATGCGTCTCGACCTGCCGGCGGGCGTCGACATCGAGATCAAGCTCTGA
- the rplC gene encoding 50S ribosomal protein L3 — translation MAKNIKGVLGEKLGMTQVWDENNRVVPVTVVKAGPCVVTQVRTNDSDGYESVQIAFGEIDPRKVNKPLKGHFAKADVTPRRHLVELRTPDASEYTLGQEVTAEVFESGVKVDVTGKSKGKGFAGVMKRHNFKGLGAGHGVQRKHRSPGSIGGCATPGRVFKGMRMAGRMGNERVTTQNLTIHAVDAEKGLLLIKGAVPGPNGGLVLVRTAAKGA, via the coding sequence ATGGCTAAGAACATTAAGGGCGTCCTGGGCGAGAAGCTCGGCATGACCCAGGTCTGGGACGAGAACAACCGGGTTGTCCCGGTGACCGTCGTCAAGGCCGGGCCCTGCGTCGTGACCCAGGTCCGCACCAACGACAGCGACGGCTACGAGTCGGTCCAGATCGCCTTCGGCGAGATCGACCCGCGCAAGGTGAACAAGCCCCTCAAGGGCCACTTCGCCAAGGCCGACGTGACCCCGCGCCGCCACCTGGTGGAGCTCCGCACCCCTGACGCCAGCGAGTACACGCTGGGCCAGGAGGTCACTGCCGAGGTGTTCGAGTCCGGCGTCAAGGTTGACGTCACGGGCAAGAGCAAGGGCAAGGGCTTCGCCGGTGTCATGAAGCGTCACAACTTCAAGGGCCTCGGCGCCGGTCACGGCGTGCAGCGCAAGCACCGTTCGCCTGGCTCCATCGGTGGCTGTGCCACCCCCGGCCGTGTCTTCAAGGGCATGCGCATGGCGGGTCGCATGGGCAACGAGCGGGTCACCACCCAGAACCTGACCATCCACGCGGTTGACGCGGAGAAGGGTCTGCTCCTCATCAAGGGCGCGGTCCCCGGTCCGAACGGCGGCCTCGTCCTGGTCCGTACCGCGGCCAAGGGGGCTTGA
- the rplD gene encoding 50S ribosomal protein L4, translating to MSTIDILSPAGDKAGTVELPAEIFDAKTSVPLIHQVVVAQLAAARQGTHKTKTRAEVRGGGRKPYRQKGTGRARQGSTRAPQFAGGGVVHGPQPRDYSQRTPKKMKAAALRGALSDRARHSRIHVVTGVVEGAISTKAAKTLLGKISERDNVLLVVERADEAAWLSARNLPQVHILEPGQLNTYDVIVSDDVVFTQAAFESFVSGPQTAETEGSDA from the coding sequence ATGAGCACCATTGACATCCTTTCGCCGGCAGGCGACAAGGCCGGTACCGTCGAGCTCCCCGCGGAGATCTTCGACGCCAAGACCAGCGTTCCGCTGATCCACCAGGTCGTCGTCGCACAGCTGGCAGCTGCCCGTCAGGGCACGCACAAGACCAAGACCCGCGCCGAGGTCCGAGGCGGTGGCCGCAAGCCGTACCGCCAGAAGGGCACCGGCCGCGCGCGCCAGGGTTCGACCCGTGCGCCGCAGTTCGCCGGCGGTGGCGTCGTCCACGGCCCGCAGCCGCGTGACTACTCGCAGCGCACCCCGAAGAAGATGAAGGCCGCCGCTCTGCGCGGTGCCCTCTCCGACCGGGCGCGTCACTCCCGCATCCACGTCGTCACCGGCGTGGTCGAGGGTGCGATCTCCACGAAGGCCGCGAAGACGCTGCTCGGCAAGATCAGCGAGCGCGACAACGTGCTCCTGGTCGTCGAGCGCGCCGACGAGGCCGCGTGGCTGTCCGCACGCAACCTGCCCCAGGTGCACATCCTGGAGCCGGGCCAGCTGAACACGTACGACGTGATCGTCTCTGACGACGTGGTCTTCACTCAGGCCGCCTTCGAGTCCTTCGTGTCTGGCCCCCAGACCGCTGAGACCGAAGGGAGCGACGCCTGA
- the rplW gene encoding 50S ribosomal protein L23 — protein MSEATVTSITSKTYSDPRDVLVKPVVSEKSYALLDENKYTFIVAPGSNKTQIKQAVEAVFSVKVTGVNTINRQGKRKRTKTGFGKRADTKRAIVTLAEGDRIDIFGGPTS, from the coding sequence ATGAGCGAGGCGACCGTTACCAGCATTACGAGCAAGACCTACTCGGACCCCCGCGACGTTCTCGTCAAGCCGGTTGTCTCCGAGAAGAGCTACGCGCTGCTCGACGAGAACAAGTACACGTTCATCGTCGCGCCCGGCTCCAACAAGACCCAGATCAAGCAGGCCGTGGAAGCGGTCTTCTCGGTCAAGGTCACCGGGGTCAACACGATCAACCGGCAGGGTAAGCGCAAGCGGACCAAGACCGGCTTCGGCAAGCGCGCTGACACCAAGCGCGCCATCGTGACCCTCGCCGAGGGCGACCGTATCGACATCTTCGGCGGCCCGACCTCCTGA
- the rplB gene encoding 50S ribosomal protein L2: MGIRKYKPTTPGRRGSSVADFVEITRSTPEKSLVRPLHSKGGRNNAGRITVRHQGGGHKRAYRVIDFRRHDKDGVPAKVAHIEYDPNRTARIALLHYADGEKRYIVAPRGLSQGDRVENGPAADIKPGNNLALRNIPVGTTIHAIELRPGGGAKFARSAGTSVQLLAKEGTMAHLRMPSGEIRLVDARCRATIGEVGNAEQSNINWGKAGRMRWKGVRPTVRGVAMNPVDHPHGGGEGKTSGGRHPVSPWGQKEGRTRSPKKASSKYIVRRRKTNKKR; the protein is encoded by the coding sequence ATGGGTATCCGCAAGTACAAGCCGACGACCCCGGGCCGTCGTGGCTCCAGCGTCGCCGACTTTGTCGAGATCACGCGGTCCACGCCGGAGAAGTCGCTGGTCCGCCCCCTGCACAGCAAGGGCGGCCGTAACAACGCCGGTCGGATCACCGTTCGCCACCAGGGTGGCGGACACAAGCGCGCCTACCGCGTGATCGACTTCCGTCGTCACGACAAGGACGGCGTGCCGGCCAAGGTCGCGCACATCGAGTACGACCCGAACCGCACCGCGCGCATCGCGCTGCTGCACTACGCGGACGGCGAGAAGCGTTACATCGTCGCCCCGCGTGGCCTGTCGCAGGGTGACCGCGTCGAGAACGGTCCGGCCGCAGACATCAAGCCGGGCAACAACCTGGCGCTGCGCAACATCCCGGTCGGTACGACCATCCACGCCATCGAGCTGCGGCCCGGCGGCGGTGCGAAGTTCGCCCGTTCCGCGGGTACTTCCGTGCAGCTGCTGGCGAAGGAGGGCACCATGGCCCACCTTCGTATGCCGTCCGGTGAAATCCGGCTGGTCGACGCCCGCTGCCGCGCCACCATTGGCGAGGTCGGCAACGCCGAGCAGTCGAACATCAACTGGGGCAAGGCCGGCCGTATGCGCTGGAAGGGCGTACGCCCGACCGTCCGCGGTGTCGCGATGAACCCGGTTGACCACCCGCACGGTGGTGGTGAAGGCAAGACCTCCGGTGGACGTCACCCGGTCTCGCCGTGGGGTCAGAAGGAGGGTCGTACTCGCTCGCCGAAGAAGGCATCGAGCAAGTACATCGTCCGCCGCCGCAAGACGAACAAGAAGCGCTAG
- the rpsS gene encoding 30S ribosomal protein S19 — MPRSLKKGPFVDGHLVKKVDVQNEAGTKNVIKTWSRRSMIIPAMLGHTIAVHNGKIHVPVFVTESMVGHKLGEFSPTRTFRGHVKDDRKSKRR, encoded by the coding sequence ATGCCGCGCAGTCTCAAGAAGGGGCCCTTCGTCGACGGCCACCTCGTCAAGAAGGTGGACGTACAGAACGAAGCCGGCACCAAGAACGTCATCAAGACCTGGTCCCGTCGCTCGATGATCATCCCGGCCATGCTGGGGCACACCATCGCGGTGCACAACGGCAAGATTCACGTCCCGGTGTTCGTCACCGAGTCGATGGTCGGCCACAAGCTCGGCGAGTTCTCGCCGACTCGCACCTTCCGCGGCCACGTCAAGGACGACCGGAAGTCGAAGCGCCGCTAG
- the rplV gene encoding 50S ribosomal protein L22, protein MEARAQARYIRVTPMKARRVVDLIRGMDATEAQAVLRFAPQAASVPVGKVLDSAIANAAHNYDHTDASSLVISEAYVDEGPTLKRFRPRAQGRAYRIRKRTSHITVVVSSKEGTR, encoded by the coding sequence ATGGAAGCCAGGGCCCAGGCGCGGTACATCCGCGTCACGCCCATGAAGGCCCGCCGAGTGGTGGACCTCATCCGTGGCATGGATGCCACGGAGGCTCAGGCGGTCCTGCGTTTCGCCCCGCAGGCCGCGAGCGTGCCGGTTGGCAAGGTGCTGGACAGCGCCATTGCCAACGCTGCACACAACTACGACCACACCGACGCCTCTTCGCTGGTCATCAGCGAGGCGTACGTGGACGAGGGCCCGACCCTGAAGCGGTTCCGTCCGCGTGCTCAGGGCCGTGCCTACCGGATCCGTAAGCGGACCAGCCACATCACCGTGGTCGTCAGCAGCAAGGAAGGAACCCGGTAA
- the rpsC gene encoding 30S ribosomal protein S3: MGQKVNPHGFRLGITTDFKSRWYADKLYKDYVKEDVAIRRMMTKGMERAGISKVEIERTRDRVRVDIHTARPGIVIGRRGAEADRIRGELEKLTGKQVQLNILEVKNPEVDAQLVAQAVAEQLSSRVSFRRAMRKSMQSSMKAGAKGIKIQCGGRLGGAEMSRSEFYREGRVPLHTLRANVDYGFFEAKTTFGRIGVKVWIYKGDVKNIAEVRAENAAARAGNRPARGGADRPAGRGGRGGERGGRGRKPQQSPAAEAPKADAPAAAAPAAESTGTEA; this comes from the coding sequence ATGGGCCAGAAGGTAAACCCGCACGGGTTCCGGCTCGGCATTACCACGGACTTCAAGTCCCGTTGGTACGCCGACAAGCTGTACAAGGACTACGTCAAGGAAGACGTTGCCATTCGTCGCATGATGACGAAGGGCATGGAGCGAGCCGGCATCTCGAAGGTTGAGATCGAGCGCACCCGCGACCGCGTCCGCGTTGACATCCACACCGCCCGTCCGGGCATCGTCATCGGCCGCCGCGGCGCCGAGGCCGATCGCATCCGTGGCGAGCTGGAGAAGCTGACCGGCAAGCAGGTCCAGCTGAACATCCTCGAGGTCAAGAACCCCGAGGTGGACGCTCAGCTGGTGGCCCAGGCCGTCGCCGAGCAGCTCTCCTCCCGCGTCTCCTTCCGTCGTGCGATGCGCAAGAGCATGCAGAGCTCGATGAAGGCCGGCGCCAAGGGCATCAAGATCCAGTGCGGCGGTCGCCTCGGCGGCGCCGAGATGTCCCGCTCGGAGTTCTACCGCGAGGGCCGTGTGCCCCTGCACACGCTCCGTGCGAACGTCGACTACGGCTTCTTCGAGGCCAAGACGACCTTCGGCCGCATCGGTGTGAAGGTCTGGATCTACAAGGGCGACGTCAAGAACATCGCCGAGGTCCGCGCCGAGAACGCCGCAGCCCGCGCCGGCAACCGTCCGGCTCGTGGCGGCGCTGACCGCCCGGCCGGCCGTGGTGGCCGTGGTGGCGAGCGTGGCGGTCGCGGCCGTAAGCCGCAGCAGTCGCCGGCAGCCGAGGCCCCCAAGGCCGACGCTCCCGCCGCCGCTGCTCCGGCTGCTGAGAGCACCGGAACGGAGGCCTGA
- the rplP gene encoding 50S ribosomal protein L16, translating to MLIPRRVKHRKQHHPKRSGMSKGGTQVAFGEYGIQALTPAYVTNRQIESARIAMTRHIKRGGKVWINIYPDRPLTKKPAETRMGSGKGSPEWWIANVKPGRVMFELSYPNEKIAREALTRAAHKLPMKCRIVRREAGES from the coding sequence ATGCTGATCCCCCGTAGGGTCAAGCACCGCAAGCAGCACCACCCGAAGCGCAGCGGTATGTCCAAGGGTGGCACGCAGGTTGCGTTCGGCGAGTACGGCATCCAGGCGCTGACCCCGGCGTACGTGACGAACCGTCAGATCGAGTCTGCTCGTATCGCGATGACCCGTCACATCAAGCGTGGCGGCAAGGTCTGGATCAACATCTACCCGGACCGTCCCCTGACGAAGAAGCCTGCCGAGACCCGCATGGGTTCCGGTAAGGGTTCTCCCGAGTGGTGGATCGCGAACGTCAAGCCGGGTCGGGTGATGTTCGAGCTGTCCTACCCGAACGAGAAGATTGCTCGTGAGGCGCTTACCCGCGCTGCTCACAAGCTTCCGATGAAGTGCCGGATCGTTCGGCGCGAGGCAGGTGAGTCGTGA
- the rpmC gene encoding 50S ribosomal protein L29 has product MSAGTKASELRELGNEELLNKLREAKEELFNLRFQAATGQLENHGRLKSVRKDIARIYTLMRERELGIETVESV; this is encoded by the coding sequence ATGTCGGCCGGTACCAAGGCGTCCGAGCTGCGCGAGCTGGGCAACGAGGAGCTTCTCAACAAGCTCCGCGAGGCCAAGGAAGAGCTGTTCAACCTCCGCTTTCAGGCGGCGACTGGGCAGCTCGAGAACCACGGCCGGCTCAAGTCCGTCCGTAAGGACATCGCCCGGATCTACACCCTGATGCGTGAGCGCGAGCTGGGCATCGAGACGGTGGAGAGCGTCTGA
- the rpsQ gene encoding 30S ribosomal protein S17: protein MSEKTVTETNTDRGFRKTREGLVVSDKMDKTVVVAVEDRVKHALYGKVIRRTNKLKAHDEQNAAGVGDRVIIMETRPLSASKRWRIVEILEKAK, encoded by the coding sequence ATGAGCGAGAAGACTGTGACTGAGACCAACACCGACCGCGGTTTCCGCAAGACCCGTGAGGGTCTGGTCGTCAGCGACAAGATGGACAAGACCGTCGTCGTCGCTGTCGAGGACCGTGTCAAGCACGCGCTGTACGGCAAGGTCATCCGCCGTACGAACAAGCTCAAGGCCCACGACGAGCAGAACGCTGCCGGCGTCGGCGACCGTGTCATCATCATGGAGACCCGGCCGCTGTCCGCCTCGAAGCGCTGGCGCATCGTCGAGATCCTCGAGAAGGCCAAGTAA
- the rplN gene encoding 50S ribosomal protein L14 — MIQQESRLRVADNTGAKEILTIRVLGGSGRRYAGIGDVIVATVKDAIPGGNVKKGDVVKAVIVRTVKERRRQDGSYIRFDENAAVILKNDGDPRGTRIFGPVGRELREKKFMKIISLAPEVL, encoded by the coding sequence GTGATCCAGCAGGAGTCGCGACTGCGCGTCGCCGACAACACGGGTGCGAAGGAAATTCTCACCATTCGTGTTCTCGGTGGCTCGGGTCGCCGCTACGCGGGTATCGGTGACGTCATCGTCGCCACCGTCAAGGACGCGATCCCCGGTGGCAACGTGAAGAAGGGTGACGTCGTCAAGGCCGTCATCGTTCGCACCGTCAAGGAGCGTCGTCGTCAGGATGGCTCGTACATCCGCTTCGACGAGAACGCCGCCGTCATTCTGAAGAACGACGGCGACCCCCGCGGCACCCGCATCTTTGGCCCGGTTGGCCGAGAGCTGCGCGAGAAGAAGTTCATGAAGATCATCTCGCTCGCGCCGGAGGTGCTGTAA